A window of Adhaeribacter arboris genomic DNA:
CATAAAATATAACGGCATGGATCAATCCGCCCAGAGCAAAGAAAAAACCGGGAATGTCGCCTATTCTATAATCCTTTTCGGTACTCGATACTAAAAAAGGCAATAGTAGTAGTAGGCTCCAAATAAATACATGAAGCATAACGGCAATGCTAGCCGTTCTGGTAAAGGTTTTTATCAATGGTGTATAAATTTAAAATACTTTATTTTAAAAATGGCATCAGCAAAATTTATGGATGAACCACATTGTTTCTGATGCCATTAAACAAAAATGTTTTTGGCACTCTAAGAATTGGTCTTCGGGTATAATTAATCCATACTTCAGCCACTATTGCATGGCAGGTAAAACCCATCCAGAAGGCGATACCCAAAAAATTTTCGGGTCGAACTTTAAAGAAAATAAAAGTAAATACGGTAATAAGGCGCACCGTGGCGATTGCCAGGCCAAGAGAAAAAGCCCGTATCATCCACTCCCGATGAAGCAAAACCTGCTTTTTTAAAATATAATGCAGAGATAAGCTAACGCATACCAGGAAGAAAACGGAAAAAAAGACACTCGCCACCGCTTCACTGAGACCACCCAGGAGGGGCTTGGTAAAAGATAGTACAACGGAAGTAAGCCCGATTGTATAAGCAGCTGCAATAAATACCCTTCCGCTCCAGCGATGAAATAGAAGATGCCGGCCCCGTATACGGGGCATAAACTGGAGCGGACCTAAGAGCATAAACAAAGCACCCGGGACAATATGCAGGATGGTTGTCCCTGAATTTACATCAAAGCCGGTAAACCCCGGTTTATTATTATCTGACATAAATCCGCTTAAAATTAGCGATCTTCTGATGACTAAAACCAGACCAATAGTTGCTAATAAAAACATAGCCATTTTTAATATTGGTAATATGCTGTTTGTTTTTTTATTAGCCATTATAAAAAGGTTATATGGGTGATTTATTAAATAGCCATGCAATTTATTTTACTCAGAGGGCAAGCAATAGCAAATAAGTAGATGCTGGCTTACAGTTACTTCAATTGGTTTTTTTAGAGTTACTGTAATTTTGATAAATAGCCATACAACCAGCCAGAAGCGCTCCTGCCACTGCTAATGTCTGAATCCATAATCCGGTTGAGTCACCGGGATTTTGTAAATCAATCAGCCGTTTAGACGCTCCGCTCAGAAAAAGTCCGGCTGTTAAAAAGATACCTGCCAGCACAGCACTGATGGGCGTCCATTTCCAAGGAGCGAAATAAATCAGGGCGGCCGGAATTAGCAGGATAAAAAACACCGGTGGAATTTTGGGGTAAGGATGGCCAGAAATAATCTGGATTAGCACTCCAAAAGCAGCAACAAGTAAACAAGCTGTTGTTAACTTTCCTGCGAAGGATAAGGCAGTCTTTCTTTTCATAACGGAATAGTTTATCTGAGATGTCCATTAACTGATTGGCGTACCCAAATGTATTCGGTAAAAACAACTTTAAAAGGAAGAGTAGACAGCACGGTAAAATGGGTAGACAAGCCGAGAAAGTTAAGATCCTAAACAAGAAAACTACTTATGGGCGCACCCTTAACTTCACATTAAGGAAAGGGAAGATTAGCAGCCTGGAATGGATAATGTAAGAAACCTAAGGTGGAGAAATATAAAAATTACTAAATGATCCCACCGTAGTTATGTGCACTATTTTAGTGGACGAAATTATCGCCGGAAGTTTGGCCAAACTTGAGTTAGAGAGAAAAGCTGAAATTACGTGTTGGCTAGACAGATACTTTTGGGAAAAGAGAATAGCCTTTCAGAAATTTTTGACCCTCGAAACCATAAGGGCTATTGTGAGACAGGTTGCCTTTGATAATTTGGGTTCGCAATGAGTATTAGAAAATGCGGTTTAGTAAAAATTGGTACAAACAGAGAATCTGCCCAGGCCCGACAAACCAAGATAGTAGAATTTATATACAAGCTGACCTAAAACGAACAATTGCCTTGGTAATAGCAACAAAAGTGTTGCTGAACCTTGAAAAGATAAACAGCAGATTTTTTTTCAGCTTGGTTTCAGGGCGAAGAATTTTGCCGAGCCAGTAGACTTTACTGCTTACTTAAAAGTTGCTAATCTTTAGCAAAGTAAGGCAAAAGGAAACCTTTTTCTGGTTGAAAAAAGATTTCCTTTTTGCCTCATGGCAGTAGCCGGTTTTATACTTTTTAAACCTATTTTTTAATCAAAGCAGTTTGTCTAAAGTGATAGGTAAATCGCGGACGCGTTTGCCGGTGGCGTGGTAAACGGCATTGGCAATAGCGGCGGCGGTTCCCACAATCCCAATTTCTCCCAATCCTTTTACGCCCAGCGGATTTACTATGTCGTCGTGCTCTTCTACAAAAATTACTTCCAGGTCTTGGATGTCAGCGCTTACCGGAACGTGGTACTCGGCTAAGTCGTGGTTAATGAATCTGCCGTAATTAGAGTCCATAACGGATTCTTCTTCCAAGGCCATGCCAATGCCCCAAACTATACCGCCTAAAATCTGGTTGCGCGCGGTTTTTGGATTAATAACCCGACCGCCGGCAATCGCGCTAACCACCCGCGAAACTTGCACCGTGCCAAAATCCTCGTCCACCCGGACTTCCACAAATACCGCCGAATGCGTGAACATGGAATATTTTTTTTGTTTTAACTCCGGCGTCGTCGTAACCGAGGCTTCGACAAAATTCTGACCGGCTTGCTGCATTACTTCCGTTAAAGTCGTGAACCGATCAGGATTATTTTTTAAGCTGATTTTACCATCGGCAAAAGTTACTTCTTCTAGGCGGTGTACCCCGGCTAAAGGTGAATCTTCCAGTTTACGGATATAGGCAATTAATTTTTCCTGAATGCCTTCGCAAGCTGCTTTTACCGCTGAGCCAACCGAGGCGGCCGTCCAGGAACCACCTTCTAATGGGGACTCCGGTAAAGAGGAATCGCCTAACAAAAAAGTAACATCAGCTAAAGGCAAGCCTAAAGTTTCGGCGGCAATCTGGGTCATAATGGTGTAGGTGCCCGTTCCAATATCAGCCGTAGCACTGGATACCTTTAATTTACCATCGGCCATTAATAAAGCTTTGGCGCTGGCTTTTTGTTGTTTTATTTCCCAGGCACCGGTCGCCATGCCGTAACCAATTAAAGTGTTTCCTTCACGCATGGAGCGGGGTTGGGGATTGCGTTTCGACCACCCAAATTTTTCAGCTCCTTGGCGGTAACATTCTTTTAATTCTTTACTCGAAAAAGGATGATCTTGGCTTTGGTCTATGTCAGAATAATTGATGTACCGTAATTCCAGTGGGTCGATATTTAATTTATAAGCCAGTTCATCCATGGCGCATTCCAGCGCGAACATACCCGTAACGCCACCCGGTGCCCGCATATCTAAGGGCGTGTAGGCATCTATCTTAATTAATTTATGGGCGAGTTGCACGTTATCGCACTTATACAACATGGCCGACCAATTCACTAAGTTTTCGGTATACTCTTCGAACTGCGACGTTTCGGAAAAACCTTCGTGTACCACCGCCTGCAAAGAACCTTGTGGGTTAGTACCTAAAACTACCTGCTGCAAAGTGGCGGGCCGGTGACCAAACGAAAACATTTGCTGGCGGGTTAACATTACCCGAACCGAACGTTTTAATTCCAAAGCGGCCATTACTGCTAAAAATAATTGGTACTGCGGCCGTAAACCCGAGCCAAAGGCCCCGCCCACAAACGGCGAAATAACGTGGGCCTGGTCTTTGGATAAGCCAAAGATTTTGGAAATATATTTCTGACTGTTTTGTACGCCTTGGGTTTTATCGTAAACGGTGAGCGTTTCGTCTTCTTCCACCATTACCGTAGTGGCGTGCATTTCCATGGGGTTGTGGTGTTCACTCGAATGAAAGTATTCCGCCTCCATTTTTAAGGCCGATTCCGCTAAGCCTTGTTGGGCATCGCCGCGGGGCGAAGGTTTGGCGGATTTATATTCTTTGGGCGTATACGCTTCGGCTTTTCGGTTTTTAACTTCCGTAACCGGCGTTTCGGTTTCGTAGCTTACTTTTACTAAAGAGGCACCATACCGGGCTAGTTCAAAAGTATCGGCCACTACTAAGGCAATTGGCTGCTGCCCAAATAAGATTTTCTCGTCGTACAAGGGCCGGAAAGGAGCGCCAGGTGGTGCATCCTCGTCCTGGTAACTTTTATCGGACCAGGCCAGGCCGGGCCGGTTTTCGTGGGTAAATACTTGTAGAACTCCCGGTAAATTTAAGGCGGCTTTCGTATCGATTTGAATGATTTTGCCTTTAGCAATAGCACTGGAGACAACTACCCCGTAGGTTAAACCTTCTTTGTGAAATTCAGCGGCATATTTTGCCTCGCCGGTAACTTTGGCCCGTCCGTCCACGCGACTGGTTGGTTGGCCGATATAATTGGTTGTAGTTTCCATTATTTAGAGTCCTCCATTTTAGCCGCCTGTAATAATGCCCGCACAATAGCTCGTTTGGCCAGTTCAATTTTAAAATTATTGTGTCCGTATCCCTTTGCACCGGTAAGTAAGGCTTCGGCCGCATTTTGTAAATTTTCGGCGTTCACTTCTTTTCCCACCAGGTTGGCTTCTACTTCGGGTTGCCGCCAAGGTTTGTGGGCCACGCCGCCTAAAGCTATCCGCACCTCTTTTATGATAGTACCTTCCAATTCTAAGGCAGCAGCTACTGAAACCAGGGCAAAAGCATACGAAGCCCGGTCGCGTAGTTTTAAATAAGTGTTATATTCTGCAAAACCTTGTGCCGGCAAGTCAATGGAAGTAATAATTTCGTCGGGACCTAAATTAGTATCCAGGTGCGGCGTATCGCCGGGTAAACGGTGAAAATCCAGAAAGGGAATCGAGCGTTCCCCATTGGGGCCATTTACGTTTACTGTAGCATCCAGAGCCGTCAAAGCCACCGCCATATCCGAAGGATGAACGGCGATGCAAGATTCGCTGGTACCTAGTATAGCATGAATGCGGTTATAACCCTTAATGGCCGAACAACCGCTGCCGGGTTCTCTTTTATTACAAGCTGTGGCGGTATCGTAAAAATAATAACAACGGGTGCGCTGTAAGGGGTTGCCGCCATTGGTAGCCCGGTTGCGTAATTGCGCCGATGCGCCCGCTAAAATTGCTTTAGCAAGTAAAGGGTATCTTTGTTCGATTTGCTTATTGTAAGCGGTTTCGGCATTGGTAACCAAGGCGCCTAAGCGTAAACCAACCACTTCTGTTTCGGTTATCTGGTTGAATGGCAAACGACGGATATCAATTACATGGCTGGGTTGCTCCACGTTTACCTTCATCAGGTCAGTTAAATTGGTGCCACCGGCAATAAACCGACCATCCAGGGCAGTAGTTTTTTCCTGCAACGCCGTTTGTACATCTTGGGCCCGGGCATAGGTAAAACTATTCATGATTTCCTCCTTCCTGTTGCCATACTTCTTGTACTGCTGCCAGAATATTGGTATAAGCGCCGCAACGGCAAATATTGCCACTCATCAACTCTTTTATTTCCTCTGGTGTTTTGGCTTTCCCTTCCGCAATTAACCCGATTGCGGAGCAAATCTGGCCGGGAGTACAATAGCCACATTGGTACGCATCATGCTCGATGAAAGCCGTTTGCATGGGGTGCAGTTCTTCGCCTTTCGCTAAGCCTTCAATAGTAACAATGTCGTTACCTTCTTCCATTATGGCTAAGGTTAGGCAGGAATTAATCCGTTTGCCATTTACCAGCACGGTGCAAGCGCCGCATTGACCGTGGTCGCAGCCTTTCTTGGTACCCGTTAAATGCACGTATTCGCGTAAGGCATCCAGCAAAGAAACCCAGGGCGCCAGTTGCAGCTTTTTTTCGGAACCGTTTACCCGAAGAGTAACAGTGTGGGTGGGAGGCAAAGCAACAACTGGCTTTCCCAAAGCTCCCTTTTCGGCAATTTTTTCCATTTTTATTTATTCGTTTACAGATTAAAGTAAATTGTGCTGGATGATAATTATAGCGGGGCTGGTGGGCAAAATAGTTTATATAGCAGAAAGCGGAATTTTAAAAATGTTAAATTCCAAATCGGAAATGTCTCCTTCCATTTGGTGAATGCGGGAAGTAGTCACGTAAAAATTATCCTGCTCGTCAATGCTAAAAGTATCGGGCCATTTTAGCTCGGCATCCTGCACCAAGGTTTTTAATTCCCCTTCCGGCGTTCGATACAGAATTGCATTCTTTTCTAAATCGCCCAGATACAAATTGCCAAGATGGTCGAATAGCATCCCATCCGGAGCCGAAGTTTTACCTAAGTTCTCTACTTTACCCTCCAGTTCTTTTTCGCTCAAACTTTCATCATTTAAGGCTTGAGTAGGTACCCGGTACAACGTATATCCGGTAAGAGCATGGTAGTACAAGTATTGTTTATCCGGCGACAGAGCAATACCGTCGGCGTGCATTTGGGGTTTTTGACCTTCTTTTACCCAGCGTTCGCCTTCCACCGTTAACCATACATCTTCGGATTTGGTAGAAGAATGATTGTCCAGTAAGCGCCGGGGAATGTTGGTTTTTAAATCCAGAACTACAATGGCTCCCATGCCTGATTCCGTAATGTAAATTTTACCGGCTTCGCGGTCGATACGCAAATCGTTCAGGTAAGATTTTTCCGGGGCAATGGATTCATCGAAAATCCATTTATTGATTAATTCGTTGGTGGTTAAATCAAATT
This region includes:
- a CDS encoding DUF2306 domain-containing protein gives rise to the protein MANKKTNSILPILKMAMFLLATIGLVLVIRRSLILSGFMSDNNKPGFTGFDVNSGTTILHIVPGALFMLLGPLQFMPRIRGRHLLFHRWSGRVFIAAAYTIGLTSVVLSFTKPLLGGLSEAVASVFFSVFFLVCVSLSLHYILKKQVLLHREWMIRAFSLGLAIATVRLITVFTFIFFKVRPENFLGIAFWMGFTCHAIVAEVWINYTRRPILRVPKTFLFNGIRNNVVHP
- a CDS encoding xanthine dehydrogenase family protein molybdopterin-binding subunit — encoded protein: METTTNYIGQPTSRVDGRAKVTGEAKYAAEFHKEGLTYGVVVSSAIAKGKIIQIDTKAALNLPGVLQVFTHENRPGLAWSDKSYQDEDAPPGAPFRPLYDEKILFGQQPIALVVADTFELARYGASLVKVSYETETPVTEVKNRKAEAYTPKEYKSAKPSPRGDAQQGLAESALKMEAEYFHSSEHHNPMEMHATTVMVEEDETLTVYDKTQGVQNSQKYISKIFGLSKDQAHVISPFVGGAFGSGLRPQYQLFLAVMAALELKRSVRVMLTRQQMFSFGHRPATLQQVVLGTNPQGSLQAVVHEGFSETSQFEEYTENLVNWSAMLYKCDNVQLAHKLIKIDAYTPLDMRAPGGVTGMFALECAMDELAYKLNIDPLELRYINYSDIDQSQDHPFSSKELKECYRQGAEKFGWSKRNPQPRSMREGNTLIGYGMATGAWEIKQQKASAKALLMADGKLKVSSATADIGTGTYTIMTQIAAETLGLPLADVTFLLGDSSLPESPLEGGSWTAASVGSAVKAACEGIQEKLIAYIRKLEDSPLAGVHRLEEVTFADGKISLKNNPDRFTTLTEVMQQAGQNFVEASVTTTPELKQKKYSMFTHSAVFVEVRVDEDFGTVQVSRVVSAIAGGRVINPKTARNQILGGIVWGIGMALEEESVMDSNYGRFINHDLAEYHVPVSADIQDLEVIFVEEHDDIVNPLGVKGLGEIGIVGTAAAIANAVYHATGKRVRDLPITLDKLL
- a CDS encoding SMP-30/gluconolactonase/LRE family protein, with product MSSKELIKVASFKGIQVTGVTISTHGRLFANFPRWHENLPFSVVEVSLNGEYHPYPNAEWNTWNGKPEENKFTCVQSVVAHENSLFVLDPASPMMKGVVGHAALYEFDLTTNELINKWIFDESIAPEKSYLNDLRIDREAGKIYITESGMGAIVVLDLKTNIPRRLLDNHSSTKSEDVWLTVEGERWVKEGQKPQMHADGIALSPDKQYLYYHALTGYTLYRVPTQALNDESLSEKELEGKVENLGKTSAPDGMLFDHLGNLYLGDLEKNAILYRTPEGELKTLVQDAELKWPDTFSIDEQDNFYVTTSRIHQMEGDISDLEFNIFKIPLSAI
- a CDS encoding FAD binding domain-containing protein, which gives rise to MNSFTYARAQDVQTALQEKTTALDGRFIAGGTNLTDLMKVNVEQPSHVIDIRRLPFNQITETEVVGLRLGALVTNAETAYNKQIEQRYPLLAKAILAGASAQLRNRATNGGNPLQRTRCYYFYDTATACNKREPGSGCSAIKGYNRIHAILGTSESCIAVHPSDMAVALTALDATVNVNGPNGERSIPFLDFHRLPGDTPHLDTNLGPDEIITSIDLPAQGFAEYNTYLKLRDRASYAFALVSVAAALELEGTIIKEVRIALGGVAHKPWRQPEVEANLVGKEVNAENLQNAAEALLTGAKGYGHNNFKIELAKRAIVRALLQAAKMEDSK
- a CDS encoding (2Fe-2S)-binding protein; this translates as MEKIAEKGALGKPVVALPPTHTVTLRVNGSEKKLQLAPWVSLLDALREYVHLTGTKKGCDHGQCGACTVLVNGKRINSCLTLAIMEEGNDIVTIEGLAKGEELHPMQTAFIEHDAYQCGYCTPGQICSAIGLIAEGKAKTPEEIKELMSGNICRCGAYTNILAAVQEVWQQEGGNHE